In Dolichospermum flos-aquae CCAP 1403/13F, the following proteins share a genomic window:
- the sigC gene encoding RNA polymerase sigma factor SigC, with amino-acid sequence MPATSFYKNAAHDGQNPSPPLEIEINNDDDLPDLDMATIESDLALAAQSTRRSTDLVRLYLQEIGRVRLLGRDEEVAEAQKVQRYLRMRLMLSAAAAEGDAVIIPYSRLIEVQERLKAELGHRPSLERWATTAGISLPDLKPTLANGKRRWAEIANLTVEELEQVQTQGLQAKSHMIKANLRLVVSVAKKYQNRGLELLDLVQEGTLGLERAVEKFDPTKGYRFSTYAYWWIRQGITRAIATSSRTIRLPVHITEKLNKIKKAQRKIAQEKGRTPTLEDLGIELDMTPAQVREVLLRVPRSVSLETKVGKDKDTELGELLETDTITPEEMLMRESLHKDLHSLLDDLTGRERDVILMRFGLSDGHAYSLAEIGRALDLSRERVRQIESKALQKLRQPKRRNLVRDYLESLS; translated from the coding sequence ATGCCAGCAACATCCTTTTATAAAAATGCCGCCCACGACGGGCAAAATCCTAGTCCACCTTTGGAGATTGAAATCAATAATGATGATGATTTGCCAGATTTAGACATGGCTACGATTGAATCTGATTTAGCTTTAGCCGCGCAAAGTACCAGACGCAGTACCGACTTAGTGCGTCTCTATCTGCAAGAAATTGGCCGAGTCCGGTTATTGGGACGAGATGAGGAAGTTGCTGAAGCCCAAAAAGTACAGCGATACTTACGAATGCGATTAATGCTTAGTGCTGCTGCTGCTGAAGGAGATGCTGTAATTATCCCCTATTCGCGGTTAATAGAGGTACAGGAGCGGTTGAAAGCGGAATTAGGACACCGCCCTTCTTTAGAACGGTGGGCAACTACTGCGGGGATAAGTTTACCTGATCTTAAACCTACCCTAGCCAATGGCAAAAGACGCTGGGCCGAAATTGCTAATTTAACAGTAGAAGAACTAGAACAAGTTCAAACTCAAGGACTGCAAGCCAAATCCCACATGATTAAGGCGAATTTGCGTTTAGTGGTATCTGTCGCTAAAAAGTATCAAAATCGGGGTTTGGAATTGTTGGATTTGGTTCAAGAAGGGACTTTAGGTTTAGAACGAGCCGTGGAGAAATTTGACCCCACCAAGGGCTATCGTTTTAGTACCTATGCTTACTGGTGGATTCGTCAAGGTATTACCAGGGCGATCGCTACTTCTAGCCGGACTATTCGCCTGCCTGTTCATATTACCGAAAAGCTCAACAAAATTAAAAAGGCGCAACGGAAAATTGCCCAAGAAAAAGGTCGTACCCCGACTTTAGAAGACCTGGGAATTGAGTTAGATATGACACCTGCCCAAGTCCGGGAAGTATTATTGAGAGTTCCTCGTTCTGTGTCTTTAGAAACCAAGGTAGGGAAGGATAAAGATACTGAATTAGGAGAATTGTTAGAGACTGATACGATTACTCCAGAGGAGATGTTAATGCGGGAATCTTTACATAAAGATTTGCATAGTCTTCTAGATGATTTAACTGGTCGGGAACGTGATGTGATTTTAATGCGCTTTGGCTTATCCGATGGTCATGCTTACTCTTTAGCAGAAATTGGCCGCGCCCTTGATTTATCACGGGAAAGAGTCAGACAAATTGAATCCAAGGCTTTGCAAAAACTCCGCCAACCCAAGCGCCGTAACCTAGTCCGCGACTATCTAGAGTCATTAAGTTAG
- a CDS encoding Fur family transcriptional regulator: MTVYTTGSLKAELNDRGWRLTPQRETILHIFQELPQGEHLSAEDLYHRLEADSEGISLSTIYRTLKLMARMGILRELELGEGHKHYEINQPYPHHHHHLICVRCNATIEFKNDSILKIGGKTAQKEGFHLLDCQMTIHAVCPKCQRALMPI, encoded by the coding sequence ATGACTGTCTACACAACTGGTTCACTCAAGGCGGAATTAAACGACCGTGGCTGGCGTTTAACTCCACAACGCGAAACAATTCTGCATATTTTTCAAGAACTCCCCCAAGGTGAGCATTTAAGCGCAGAGGATCTATATCATCGCTTAGAAGCTGACAGTGAAGGAATTAGTTTATCAACTATCTATCGCACTTTAAAGTTGATGGCGAGAATGGGGATTTTGCGGGAGTTGGAATTAGGTGAAGGGCATAAACATTATGAAATTAATCAGCCTTATCCCCATCACCATCATCACTTAATTTGTGTCCGCTGTAATGCGACTATTGAGTTTAAAAATGACTCAATTTTAAAGATTGGCGGAAAAACAGCCCAAAAAGAAGGTTTCCATTTATTAGATTGTCAAATGACAATTCATGCTGTATGTCCTAAGTGCCAAAGGGCATTAATGCCTATTTAG
- a CDS encoding peptidoglycan-binding domain-containing protein: MENLAYLHLAFANEDRETTELISLSSLFKKAAAPNWQLFSSNAWKYMIPLVLTLSILNSVSSVFALETENNSNSVGNLAQNSTSQVETENNSNSVGNLAQNSTSQVETENNGDVVKNLEQNSTSQVEKSNKQFISTAPTTLTTPHNIISVSNKRKNPNFFVKGDEGADVKVLQERLKIAGFYYGNSTGIFGPITQESVKRFQKAYNLTVDGIVGKSTLAKLPAVTDENDITTSQKSDNQDTLSLGDRGEAVRILQEQLIIAGFLKNQPNGYYGSNTVDAVNRFQKQHKLEASGMAGQTTRSKLYSLVKNSAKSDFTTLEIQRRLHEKGFYKGQINGMMASDTKKAISRAQEFYGISLKDVKSGSF, from the coding sequence ATGGAGAACCTTGCGTATTTACATTTAGCCTTTGCCAATGAAGACAGAGAAACCACTGAGTTAATATCTCTCAGTTCTTTATTCAAAAAAGCAGCAGCACCAAATTGGCAACTCTTTTCCAGCAATGCGTGGAAATACATGATTCCTCTGGTTCTTACTTTATCTATTCTTAATAGTGTTAGTAGTGTTTTCGCACTCGAAACCGAAAATAACAGCAATTCTGTCGGCAATCTAGCACAAAATTCGACATCTCAGGTTGAAACCGAAAATAACAGCAATTCTGTCGGCAATCTAGCACAAAATTCGACATCTCAGGTTGAAACCGAAAATAACGGTGATGTTGTGAAAAATCTAGAACAAAATTCGACATCTCAGGTTGAAAAAAGCAACAAACAATTTATCAGTACAGCCCCTACAACCCTCACTACGCCACATAATATCATTTCTGTAAGCAACAAACGCAAAAACCCCAATTTCTTTGTTAAAGGTGATGAAGGTGCCGATGTCAAAGTTTTACAAGAACGCTTGAAAATCGCTGGTTTCTATTATGGCAATTCCACAGGGATTTTTGGTCCAATTACTCAAGAATCTGTCAAACGATTCCAAAAAGCTTATAACCTCACAGTTGATGGCATTGTTGGTAAATCCACATTAGCGAAATTACCAGCGGTGACTGATGAAAATGACATAACTACTTCCCAAAAATCAGATAATCAAGATACACTTAGTTTAGGCGATCGCGGTGAAGCCGTCAGAATTCTCCAAGAACAATTAATCATAGCCGGATTCTTAAAAAATCAGCCCAATGGTTACTATGGTTCTAACACAGTTGATGCTGTAAATCGCTTTCAAAAACAGCACAAACTAGAAGCTAGTGGTATGGCTGGACAAACCACCCGTTCTAAGTTATATAGTTTAGTTAAAAATTCTGCCAAGAGTGATTTTACCACTTTAGAAATTCAAAGACGACTACATGAAAAAGGTTTCTATAAAGGTCAAATCAACGGCATGATGGCATCTGATACCAAAAAAGCAATTAGTCGCGCTCAAGAATTTTATGGTATCAGCCTTAAAGATGTTAAAAGCGGAAGTTTTTAA
- the cobN gene encoding cobaltochelatase subunit CobN, whose product MHRISATPGGLNQSEGLFFLAQTPAPFVLITAADTDIQTLAAVVPKLPSQFPELRVANLLQLQQQISIDAYGEQVLESAQIIVLRLIGGSSYWAYGLEVVQEIVQRNGTTLIVMPGDDGLDLDLISKSTLSEKIVQKIWQYFQEGGIENFLNALQFITDTVLSTAFNPPAPQSVPRVGLYERSQESGVRSQKKKEEERKNQPKVGILFYRAHYLAGNTKVIDALCNALVEKNLQPVPVFVSSLREPGVSDKLCELLAAKDDNYVSLLMNTTSFSLASLETETPQTELWEKLNVPVLQVILCASSVEQWESQSQGLTPRDMAINVALPEVDGRIISRAVSFKTLQTRNHKLETDVVIYEPVSDRIEFVTQLAANWVRLRVKMPSERQLALILANYPNTNGRLANGVGLDSPASCVEILKALKLAGYEVGNIPETGDELIQILTSSVTNDPEGKDWKPINQSLSTAEYEKYFSTLPINIQKQIIERWGEYCSQSPITNHQSPFPISGIQFGNVFVGIQPSRGYDLDPSLNYHAPDLEPTHNYLAFYYWVRESFDADAIVHVGKHGNLEWLPGKSVALSNTCYPEIALGPMPHLYPFIVNDPGEGSQAKRRAQAVIIDHLTPPMTRAQLYGPLQQVENLIDEYYEAESLDPSRLPTIRDRIQELVIKENLYKDLGITNPKDITNFETLILNSLDGYLCELKEAQIRDGLHIFGQCPQGTQLRDLIVAIARIPNRHYIGITRAIAKQWNIDIDPLTDNFSTPFTPPITHFAPLRLCAKLKSCHIIGDVIELLEIEAAHLVEQIIEGTETQNWISDKLLPALRKTSEETTNLLRGLDGKYVKSGASGAPTRGRPEVLPTGKNFYAVDIRAIPTETAWDIGRKAAETLIETYTQEHGEYPKTLGLSLWGTATMRTGGDDIAEALALLGVQPVWDGAARRVVDFEILPLSIVGRPRVDVTLRISGFFRDAFPNLITLFDQAVKAVSALDEPADQNPLADTVRKETEQWTQEGLSLEVAAERSQYRVFGSQPGAYGAGLQGLMASQNWENDQDLAQAYTNWSAYAYSSSQETGSNNVEAFEQRLKQMQIVLHNQDNREHDLLDSDDYYQFQGGLTAAVRSLQGKNPETYFGDNSNTSQPKVRQLSSEIARVYRSRVVNPKWIAGVMRHGYKGAFEMAATVDFLFAYDATAQCVEDYMYQGVVEAYLEDAAVCEFIQDKNPWALRDIAERLLEANQRGLWQDVSIQTLENLRNLVHQAEATIEEK is encoded by the coding sequence ATGCACAGAATCAGCGCCACACCAGGCGGATTAAATCAGTCGGAAGGTTTATTTTTCCTCGCACAAACTCCCGCCCCTTTCGTGTTGATTACAGCAGCCGATACTGACATTCAAACCCTAGCGGCTGTAGTTCCTAAATTACCTAGTCAATTTCCTGAACTCCGAGTAGCCAACTTATTACAACTACAGCAACAAATAAGTATAGATGCTTATGGTGAGCAAGTTTTAGAATCTGCCCAAATAATTGTGCTTCGTCTCATAGGAGGAAGTTCCTACTGGGCTTATGGTTTGGAGGTGGTACAGGAAATTGTACAACGTAATGGTACAACTTTGATTGTGATGCCAGGAGACGATGGACTGGATCTTGATTTAATATCAAAATCTACGCTTTCGGAAAAAATTGTTCAGAAAATTTGGCAATACTTTCAAGAAGGTGGCATAGAAAATTTCCTCAACGCGTTGCAATTTATCACTGATACAGTCCTATCAACAGCATTTAATCCACCAGCACCCCAATCTGTTCCCCGTGTGGGTTTGTATGAGAGGAGTCAGGAGTCAGGAGTCAGGAGTCAGAAGAAGAAAGAAGAAGAAAGAAAGAATCAGCCTAAAGTGGGGATTTTGTTTTATCGCGCTCATTATTTAGCAGGAAATACCAAGGTTATTGATGCTTTATGTAATGCTTTGGTAGAGAAAAATTTACAACCTGTACCGGTTTTTGTTTCTTCATTGCGTGAACCTGGTGTTAGTGATAAATTGTGTGAATTGTTGGCAGCTAAAGATGATAATTATGTTAGCTTATTGATGAATACTACCAGTTTTTCCCTAGCAAGTTTAGAAACAGAAACACCACAAACTGAACTTTGGGAAAAATTAAATGTTCCTGTTTTGCAAGTAATTCTTTGCGCTAGTTCCGTTGAACAATGGGAATCACAATCACAAGGTTTAACACCCCGTGATATGGCGATAAATGTGGCATTACCAGAAGTAGACGGGAGAATTATTAGCCGGGCTGTGTCTTTCAAAACTTTGCAAACTCGGAATCATAAACTAGAAACCGATGTCGTAATTTATGAACCTGTGAGCGATCGCATTGAATTTGTTACCCAACTGGCTGCAAATTGGGTACGATTGCGGGTAAAAATGCCCTCAGAACGGCAATTAGCCTTAATTTTAGCAAATTACCCCAACACCAACGGCCGCCTTGCTAATGGCGTAGGATTGGACAGTCCTGCCAGTTGTGTAGAAATTCTCAAAGCTTTAAAATTAGCTGGTTATGAAGTAGGAAATATTCCTGAAACTGGAGACGAATTAATTCAAATTCTCACATCTAGCGTTACTAATGATCCAGAAGGAAAAGACTGGAAACCAATCAACCAAAGTTTGTCAACAGCAGAATATGAAAAATATTTTTCTACCCTACCTATAAACATTCAAAAACAAATTATCGAACGTTGGGGAGAATATTGTTCCCAATCACCAATCACCAATCACCAATCACCATTTCCCATTTCTGGAATTCAATTTGGTAACGTTTTCGTAGGCATTCAACCATCAAGAGGTTATGATCTCGACCCTAGTTTAAATTATCATGCGCCAGATTTAGAACCAACACATAATTATTTAGCCTTTTATTATTGGGTACGAGAATCTTTTGATGCTGATGCCATAGTTCATGTTGGCAAACATGGCAACTTAGAATGGCTACCAGGAAAAAGTGTCGCTTTATCTAATACTTGTTATCCAGAAATTGCCTTGGGACCAATGCCCCATTTGTATCCATTTATTGTTAATGATCCCGGAGAAGGTTCACAGGCAAAAAGACGCGCCCAAGCCGTAATAATTGATCATTTAACCCCACCAATGACCCGCGCCCAATTATATGGACCATTGCAACAAGTAGAAAACCTAATTGATGAATATTACGAAGCCGAAAGTTTAGATCCTTCCCGTTTACCAACAATACGAGATCGTATTCAAGAATTAGTCATCAAAGAAAACCTATATAAAGACTTAGGAATTACCAACCCCAAAGACATCACCAACTTTGAAACCCTCATCTTAAATTCCCTAGACGGTTACTTGTGCGAACTCAAAGAAGCCCAAATCCGTGACGGTTTACACATATTCGGCCAATGTCCCCAAGGAACACAACTGCGAGACTTAATAGTAGCGATCGCCCGCATCCCCAACCGCCATTATATCGGCATTACCAGAGCGATCGCCAAACAATGGAACATAGACATAGACCCCCTCACAGACAACTTCTCAACCCCCTTCACCCCACCGATAACCCACTTTGCTCCTTTGCGCCTTTGCGCGAAACTTAAATCCTGTCATATCATCGGCGATGTCATCGAACTCCTAGAAATAGAAGCAGCCCACTTAGTAGAACAAATAATCGAGGGAACAGAAACCCAAAATTGGATAAGCGACAAACTCCTCCCAGCCCTGCGAAAAACCAGCGAAGAAACCACCAACCTATTACGGGGACTTGATGGCAAATACGTCAAGAGCGGTGCTTCTGGCGCACCCACCCGCGGCCGCCCCGAAGTCCTGCCCACAGGTAAAAACTTTTACGCCGTTGATATTCGCGCCATACCCACAGAAACCGCCTGGGATATTGGCAGAAAAGCCGCTGAAACCCTGATTGAAACCTACACCCAAGAACATGGAGAATATCCCAAAACCCTGGGTTTATCCCTGTGGGGGACAGCTACCATGCGGACTGGTGGTGATGATATAGCCGAAGCTTTAGCTTTACTTGGTGTTCAACCTGTTTGGGATGGTGCAGCGCGACGAGTAGTAGATTTTGAGATTTTGCCTTTATCAATTGTCGGTCGTCCCCGTGTGGATGTCACCCTGAGAATTTCTGGCTTTTTCCGGGATGCTTTTCCTAATTTAATCACCTTATTTGATCAAGCTGTGAAAGCGGTTTCGGCTTTAGATGAACCAGCAGATCAAAATCCTCTAGCAGATACAGTTCGCAAAGAAACTGAACAATGGACTCAAGAAGGTTTATCTTTAGAAGTAGCAGCCGAGCGATCGCAATATCGCGTTTTTGGTTCACAACCAGGGGCTTATGGTGCAGGACTCCAAGGACTAATGGCCTCCCAAAACTGGGAAAATGATCAGGACTTAGCCCAAGCTTACACAAATTGGAGTGCTTACGCCTACTCCTCTAGTCAAGAAACAGGGAGCAATAATGTGGAAGCTTTTGAACAACGCTTGAAGCAAATGCAAATTGTCCTGCATAATCAAGACAATCGAGAACATGATTTACTCGATTCCGACGATTATTATCAATTTCAGGGTGGTTTAACCGCAGCGGTGCGTTCTCTTCAAGGTAAAAATCCTGAAACTTATTTTGGTGATAATTCCAACACATCCCAGCCCAAAGTCCGTCAACTTAGTTCAGAAATTGCCAGGGTTTATCGTTCTCGCGTGGTTAATCCTAAATGGATAGCTGGAGTTATGCGTCATGGTTATAAAGGTGCATTTGAAATGGCTGCAACCGTAGATTTTCTCTTCGCTTACGATGCTACCGCCCAATGTGTCGAAGATTATATGTATCAAGGTGTTGTTGAAGCATATTTAGAAGATGCTGCCGTTTGTGAATTTATCCAAGATAAAAATCCTTGGGCATTGCGCGATATTGCGGAAAGACTACTAGAAGCAAATCAGCGCGGGTTATGGCAGGATGTAAGTATACAAACTTTAGAAAATCTCCGCAATTTAGTCCATCAGGCGGAAGCAACTATCGAAGAAAAATAA
- a CDS encoding Rpn family recombination-promoting nuclease/putative transposase, which translates to MVKKADISTKKLISLSPENWVKWVTQIPDITTGEILNSEFQWISRESDVLVKATSPQYGEFLVLNELQLRYKPEMPKRMRAYAALAEEKYDLPTYPVLINILKESETEIPKRYESEFAGLQARQDYHVINLWEVDVKIALSQPIPSLLPFVPILKGGGEESTVRQALQMLRADEKLSQLETVMAFFATFVLDSALVQQIMRWDMAILQESPWYQQIFREGEKRGERQAILSSIELSLEIKFSQEGLQFMPKISQVADLERLKNIQRSILTVNSLDELREFMQRS; encoded by the coding sequence ATGGTCAAAAAAGCCGATATCAGCACTAAAAAATTAATCAGCCTCAGTCCCGAAAATTGGGTAAAATGGGTGACACAAATCCCCGACATTACCACCGGAGAAATTCTTAATTCCGAATTTCAATGGATAAGCAGAGAAAGTGATGTATTAGTCAAAGCCACCAGTCCCCAGTACGGCGAATTCCTTGTTCTCAATGAGTTACAATTACGGTATAAGCCAGAAATGCCCAAAAGAATGCGGGCTTATGCGGCATTAGCAGAGGAAAAATATGATCTTCCCACATACCCTGTATTAATTAACATTCTCAAAGAAAGTGAAACAGAAATTCCCAAACGCTATGAATCAGAGTTTGCTGGCTTACAAGCGCGACAAGACTATCATGTGATAAATCTTTGGGAAGTTGATGTAAAAATAGCTTTGAGTCAACCTATTCCCTCGCTGCTTCCCTTTGTACCAATTCTCAAAGGTGGTGGAGAAGAATCAACAGTTAGACAAGCATTGCAAATGCTTCGTGCTGATGAAAAATTAAGCCAGTTGGAAACGGTTATGGCTTTTTTTGCTACCTTTGTACTAGATAGCGCCTTAGTTCAACAAATTATGAGGTGGGATATGGCAATATTACAAGAGTCTCCTTGGTATCAACAGATTTTCAGAGAAGGTGAAAAACGGGGCGAAAGACAAGCTATACTGTCATCCATTGAACTAAGTTTAGAGATAAAATTTAGTCAAGAAGGTTTACAATTTATGCCCAAAATATCACAGGTTGCTGATTTAGAACGGTTAAAAAACATCCAAAGGAGCATTTTAACTGTAAACAGTCTTGATGAATTGCGGGAGTTTATGCAAAGAAGTTAA
- a CDS encoding macro domain-containing protein encodes MQSKFTNLTIYFTLFKKIGLKRFVIYFSSNFGAFWLFVEPASFFLPEKLKFGLDGYLSLVFISLAFAIIQNFPKISVSCNLSSPDTNIEIKVGDIFQENGHLVIGFNDVFDTELGEVIRDSSVQGQFLKRIYKGKQDELDVDIETALQEYIGNRNLDPDKKRGKAWRYPIGTTITLGSYEKRYFLTAYGYMRNNLTVKSNSDDILTSLDKLWQEVRLKSHGTDVVIPIIGSDLARSGFSRMQLSKLIITSFVVASKREFITRKLTLMIYPKDLDSIDFYELEDFIKSICF; translated from the coding sequence ATGCAAAGTAAATTTACAAATTTAACTATTTACTTCACTCTGTTCAAAAAAATTGGATTAAAACGATTCGTAATTTATTTTTCCAGCAATTTTGGTGCATTTTGGTTATTTGTTGAGCCTGCCAGTTTTTTTCTTCCAGAAAAACTTAAATTTGGCTTAGATGGTTATTTAAGCCTGGTTTTCATATCTCTTGCTTTTGCAATTATCCAAAATTTCCCTAAGATATCTGTATCCTGTAACCTATCTTCACCAGATACAAATATTGAAATTAAAGTTGGCGACATCTTTCAAGAAAATGGACATTTAGTTATTGGTTTCAATGATGTTTTCGACACAGAACTGGGAGAAGTAATCAGAGACTCTAGCGTTCAAGGGCAATTTCTCAAACGAATTTACAAAGGTAAACAGGATGAGCTAGATGTAGATATTGAAACTGCTCTTCAAGAATACATTGGTAATCGCAACTTAGACCCTGATAAAAAACGTGGGAAAGCTTGGCGTTATCCCATTGGCACTACAATCACGCTTGGTTCTTATGAAAAACGCTATTTCCTAACTGCCTACGGATATATGAGAAATAATTTAACAGTCAAGTCAAATTCTGATGATATCTTAACTTCGCTAGATAAACTCTGGCAAGAAGTTCGTCTGAAATCCCACGGTACAGATGTAGTAATACCAATTATAGGTTCTGATCTGGCTCGTAGTGGTTTTTCTCGAATGCAGCTATCTAAACTGATAATAACTTCATTCGTTGTGGCATCAAAAAGAGAATTTATTACCAGAAAACTGACGTTAATGATTTATCCAAAAGATTTAGATTCTATAGATTTTTATGAACTTGAGGACTTTATTAAGTCAATTTGCTTTTGA
- a CDS encoding DUF4062 domain-containing protein has translation MPVEAKVYRVLIASPSDVTDERNIIREEVHRWNAMHAMDRTIILMPIGWETDATPDLREPGQNAINRQLVDTCDLLIGVFWTRLGTPTALGGTGTEVEIARARNEGKRCMVYFSDKLVSPSQIDREQYEQVEEYWNKLQPTGLANRYKTIEEFREKVSRHITSAVLEITREDKERRAAEQEAKLTEQAIGLPIQTIPTTSNTEISFKTLSEAQTSVKTLLDSRFGVQDMEDAKEQEIARIKSVLTSPELAELFSRQPSVETIPAIAQILEAATTPSMYALAAIGRYADETSPEWLDIVGDWIERLSTRKIEGYEWASYIKTYPGLLLLYTLGISALRAGKINFLKEVISRQVYSSEYRSDSFLLDAIDPRYVFYHDFSRMIEPGFERRFSPVSDHLDPLLKSKLYAKEEEARYRDWFDFFEFLLSFKSVEQSKEYPYFGSFTWRWETKKFMFKMIQDAATRQGRYGSGISDLFGGDAQLQETAAKYDAIATKSPQDFGRVSLPNHISLLILLAKQGIRISGYNELATYRATI, from the coding sequence ATGCCAGTAGAAGCTAAAGTTTATCGAGTTCTCATTGCTAGTCCCAGTGATGTGACTGACGAAAGAAATATAATCCGAGAAGAAGTTCACCGATGGAATGCAATGCACGCTATGGATAGGACAATTATCCTGATGCCCATTGGTTGGGAAACAGATGCTACACCTGACTTGCGAGAACCTGGACAGAACGCTATTAATCGTCAGTTGGTTGATACCTGTGACCTTCTAATTGGCGTTTTTTGGACTCGTTTGGGTACACCAACTGCACTAGGTGGGACTGGTACAGAAGTTGAAATTGCGCGAGCTAGAAATGAAGGTAAACGTTGCATGGTCTACTTTTCTGACAAACTAGTTTCACCTTCTCAAATTGATAGAGAACAGTATGAACAAGTTGAAGAATATTGGAATAAATTGCAGCCAACAGGACTAGCAAACCGCTACAAGACTATTGAAGAGTTTAGAGAGAAAGTCTCTCGACATATTACTTCCGCTGTTTTAGAAATTACAAGAGAAGATAAAGAACGACGTGCCGCAGAACAGGAAGCAAAACTTACAGAGCAAGCGATTGGTCTACCTATTCAGACAATACCAACGACTTCCAACACAGAGATATCATTCAAAACTCTCTCCGAAGCACAAACTTCAGTCAAAACATTGCTAGATTCACGCTTCGGTGTTCAAGACATGGAGGATGCGAAAGAACAAGAAATCGCCAGAATAAAGTCTGTGCTTACCTCACCTGAACTTGCTGAACTGTTTTCTCGGCAGCCAAGTGTCGAAACTATTCCTGCGATCGCGCAAATTCTGGAGGCAGCTACAACACCATCTATGTATGCCCTAGCTGCTATCGGAAGGTATGCTGATGAAACGTCACCTGAATGGCTAGATATTGTTGGAGACTGGATTGAGCGACTTAGCACTAGAAAAATTGAAGGTTATGAATGGGCTAGTTACATCAAAACCTACCCCGGACTCCTTCTACTATACACCCTGGGAATTTCAGCTTTGCGTGCAGGCAAAATCAACTTCTTAAAAGAGGTAATATCTCGTCAAGTTTATTCAAGTGAATATCGTAGTGATAGCTTTTTGCTAGATGCAATAGATCCAAGATATGTGTTTTATCATGATTTTTCACGAATGATAGAACCTGGATTTGAACGCCGTTTTAGCCCTGTTAGTGACCATTTAGATCCCTTACTGAAAAGCAAACTTTATGCTAAAGAGGAAGAAGCAAGATATAGAGATTGGTTTGATTTTTTTGAATTTCTGCTTTCTTTCAAATCAGTTGAACAATCCAAAGAGTATCCTTACTTTGGGTCATTTACATGGCGTTGGGAAACCAAAAAATTTATGTTTAAAATGATTCAGGATGCTGCTACACGACAAGGAAGGTATGGCTCTGGAATATCAGACTTATTTGGGGGTGATGCACAATTACAAGAAACTGCTGCAAAGTATGACGCAATTGCCACTAAATCTCCGCAAGACTTTGGACGAGTAAGTCTTCCAAACCATATAAGTCTACTGATTCTACTAGCAAAACAAGGTATAAGAATCTCCGGCTATAATGAATTAGCAACATATAGGGCTACTATTTGA
- a CDS encoding PIN domain-containing protein, translating to MKIVFDTNIVLDILLEREPFVSFSINLFNAVEQQIIQGYLCATTITTIDYLLTKSIGNQSAKVSINQLLNLFAIAEVNDVILKAAINSDFSDFEDAVLYHSGIYAGVDGFVTRNSQDFKTASLPIYSPTELLSIIQEIKHD from the coding sequence TTGAAAATTGTATTTGATACCAATATTGTTCTTGATATTTTGCTAGAGCGTGAGCCTTTCGTTAGCTTCTCTATTAATTTATTTAATGCTGTTGAGCAGCAAATTATTCAAGGTTATCTTTGTGCGACAACGATAACTACGATTGATTATTTGTTAACTAAATCAATAGGAAACCAGTCAGCCAAGGTTTCTATTAATCAATTGCTTAATTTATTTGCGATTGCAGAGGTTAATGATGTGATATTGAAAGCGGCGATAAATTCAGATTTTTCTGATTTTGAGGATGCTGTTTTATATCATTCAGGCATTTATGCGGGTGTTGATGGTTTTGTAACTCGAAATAGCCAGGATTTTAAAACTGCTAGTTTGCCTATTTATAGTCCAACTGAATTACTCAGCATTATTCAAGAAATAAAGCATGACTGA